The proteins below come from a single Roseiflexus sp. RS-1 genomic window:
- a CDS encoding DegT/DnrJ/EryC1/StrS family aminotransferase: MDRVPMSSPDVTDAEREVVMKALHTPVLSIGPYVQQFEQRLSAFVGARYGVAVNSGTSGLHLSVIAAGVTEYDLVVTTPFSFIASANCILYERGIPIFVDVDPLTGNIDPEQVHAAISDLSRGGMAARRWLPPALRNGRYGRVKAILAVHAFGQPADMTPIVALARRRNLVVIEDACEALGSEYRGHPAGTLGDLAVFAFYPNKQITTGEGGMIVTNNEEWAVLLRSLRNQGRDVFDAWLNHTRLGFNYRLDELSAALGCVQMQRIHELLAKRARVAAWYNERLADLELVERPLISDTTTVMSWFVYVVRIKPPARRDGVMRLLAASGIPSRPYFTPIHLQPFYRKRFGFRRGDFPVTERLGDTSLALPFSSVMTESQVDMVCEQLRRSLVQSIQSEDTVGVA, encoded by the coding sequence ATGGACAGAGTGCCCATGTCATCGCCGGATGTGACCGATGCTGAGCGGGAAGTTGTCATGAAAGCGTTGCACACGCCGGTTTTGAGCATCGGACCGTATGTTCAACAGTTCGAGCAACGTCTGTCGGCGTTTGTTGGCGCTCGTTACGGGGTTGCAGTCAACTCTGGCACGAGCGGTCTGCATCTGAGCGTCATCGCTGCTGGCGTTACCGAATATGATCTGGTCGTCACGACGCCGTTTTCGTTTATCGCATCGGCAAACTGCATTCTGTACGAACGCGGCATCCCGATCTTCGTCGATGTCGATCCGCTGACGGGGAATATCGATCCGGAACAGGTGCATGCTGCGATAAGCGATCTCTCGCGCGGCGGGATGGCGGCGCGGCGCTGGTTGCCGCCCGCTCTGCGCAACGGTCGTTATGGTCGGGTGAAAGCCATTCTTGCAGTGCATGCGTTTGGTCAACCAGCGGATATGACGCCGATCGTCGCACTTGCGCGGCGGCGGAATCTGGTGGTCATCGAAGATGCCTGCGAGGCGCTTGGTTCGGAGTATCGCGGTCATCCGGCGGGGACGTTGGGCGATCTGGCTGTCTTTGCCTTCTACCCGAACAAACAGATCACCACCGGCGAAGGGGGCATGATTGTCACCAACAACGAAGAATGGGCTGTGTTGCTGCGCAGTCTGCGCAACCAGGGTCGTGATGTGTTCGACGCCTGGTTGAACCATACCCGGCTTGGCTTCAACTATCGGCTCGACGAGTTGAGCGCCGCGCTGGGGTGTGTGCAAATGCAGCGCATCCACGAGTTGCTGGCAAAACGCGCGCGAGTGGCGGCATGGTACAACGAACGGCTCGCCGATCTCGAACTGGTCGAACGTCCGCTGATCAGCGATACGACCACGGTGATGAGCTGGTTCGTCTATGTAGTGCGGATCAAGCCGCCCGCCCGACGCGATGGAGTGATGCGCCTGCTGGCAGCCAGCGGTATTCCGAGTCGTCCGTACTTTACACCGATCCATCTGCAACCGTTCTACCGCAAACGGTTCGGTTTCCGCCGGGGCGATTTCCCGGTGACCGAACGCCTGGGGGATACGTCGCTGGCGCTGCCGTTTTCCAGCGTGATGACCGAATCGCAGGTCGATATGGTGTGTGAACAGTTGCGCCGCAGTCTGGTGCAATCGATCCAGTCGGAAGATACGGTAGGCGTGGCGTGA
- the aroA gene encoding 3-phosphoshikimate 1-carboxyvinyltransferase yields the protein MMIYSITPPHRLRGIIDLPGDKSISHRAILLNAVAAGSAEITNFLTGADCLSTIACVQALGVHIERQGTTVRVDGAGLRGLREPVDVLDCGNSGTTLRLLAGMIAGQEGMFAVLTGDSSLRSRPQQRIVAPLRALGASLDGRQQGNCAPLAVRGAHLHGGAYELPIASAQVKSALLLAALFGDAPLTLTGRTDGRDHTERMLAAMGVEITVNTPVIRLTPPAHSDALRPLSLRAPGDPSSAAFWWVAAAIHPDAELTTTGVCLNPTRTGALDALRAMGAQIEVTNQRIEGSEPVGDVTVRSSQLRGITIEGALIPRLIDELPVLALAAACAEGETIIRDAQELRVKETDRIATAASGLTALGATVEPTSDGMVISGGARLRGASLDSHGDHRLAMTWAIAGLVASGETTLRGAGAVDVSYPEFWGVLARVAER from the coding sequence TCCCAGGCGATAAGTCGATCTCGCATCGGGCGATTCTGTTGAATGCAGTTGCTGCTGGCAGCGCTGAGATTACGAATTTTCTCACCGGCGCGGATTGCCTCTCGACCATTGCCTGTGTTCAGGCGCTCGGCGTGCACATCGAACGCCAGGGAACCACGGTGCGCGTCGATGGCGCGGGGTTGCGCGGTCTCCGCGAGCCGGTCGATGTGCTGGACTGCGGCAACTCCGGCACGACGCTGCGCCTGCTGGCGGGCATGATCGCCGGGCAGGAGGGCATGTTTGCCGTGCTCACCGGCGACTCGTCGCTCCGCTCACGTCCGCAGCAGCGCATTGTTGCGCCGCTGCGCGCCCTCGGCGCCAGCCTCGACGGTCGGCAGCAGGGCAACTGCGCGCCGCTGGCGGTACGCGGCGCACACCTGCACGGCGGCGCATACGAACTGCCAATTGCGTCGGCACAGGTCAAGAGCGCGCTGCTGCTGGCAGCGCTGTTCGGCGATGCGCCGCTGACGCTGACTGGTCGTACCGATGGGCGGGACCATACCGAGCGTATGCTGGCAGCGATGGGAGTTGAGATCACGGTCAATACGCCGGTCATCCGTCTGACGCCGCCAGCACACTCCGATGCACTGCGTCCGCTATCGCTCCGGGCGCCGGGTGATCCGTCATCGGCGGCTTTCTGGTGGGTCGCGGCAGCCATCCACCCCGACGCCGAATTGACAACCACCGGCGTCTGTCTCAACCCGACGCGCACCGGCGCGCTTGACGCACTACGCGCTATGGGTGCGCAGATCGAGGTGACGAATCAGCGCATCGAGGGGAGTGAACCGGTCGGAGATGTGACCGTGCGTTCGTCACAGTTGCGTGGCATCACCATTGAAGGCGCGCTAATCCCGCGTCTGATCGATGAACTGCCGGTTCTGGCGCTCGCTGCAGCGTGCGCAGAAGGTGAAACGATCATTCGTGACGCCCAGGAACTGCGTGTCAAAGAGACTGATCGCATTGCAACGGCGGCGTCGGGTCTGACGGCGCTCGGTGCAACGGTGGAGCCAACCAGTGATGGCATGGTCATTTCAGGGGGCGCGCGTCTACGCGGCGCTTCGCTCGACAGCCATGGCGATCATCGCCTGGCGATGACATGGGCTATCGCCGGGCTTGTGGCATCTGGCGAAACGACGCTGCGCGGCGCCGGGGCGGTCGATGTGTCGTATCCGGAGTTCTGGGGCGTCCTGGCGCGCGTTGCAGAACGATAG
- a CDS encoding polysaccharide biosynthesis protein — protein MSRSLPAGHLCTIDVLMLTIAAFASYALRLERLDLGEHWRSFVLFAGAAPVVVLMLFGMTRVYAQYWRYASFHEFSLLAWALVCAGIVLEGMVLIGRALFPAIPVVPLSIPPIFVLSALTLTALPRLMMHARFQPSPRRWHRQSGNRALIMGAGEAGAMIVQSMRLARQNNVIVGFVDDNPHKRGVRINGAPVLGDRHDIPRLAAEYQINEVIIAMPSAPGKTIREIVAICERAGVRARIIPGIAELVDGRFSVNHIRDVQIEDLLRRAPIQTDMQAVGRLIRGRRVLVTGGGGSIGSEICRHVLRYEPSDLIILGHGENSVFAIHNELYRWLNTPRGESDSVDGDGQCRSYRTPTLHTVIADIRFSERIHAVFERYRPEIVFHAAAHKHVPLMEANPVEAVTNNVLGTRNLLDAAIVTGVERFVMISTDKAVNPTSIMGSSKRAAELLVHHAAKVSGRAFMAVRFGNVLGSRGSVVWTFKQQIAAGGPVTVTHPEMRRYFMTIPEAVQLVLQAAALGRGGEVFTLDMGEPVKILDLARDMIELSGLQVGRDIDIAFVGLRPGEKLFEELFLPGEQYDRTSHEKIFIARNASRLVPADVLALIADLEEAALSDDTSRTVRLLRLIVQRSQSTPHEDVHGDHTLEPASLRALAVGGS, from the coding sequence ATGTCACGATCATTGCCTGCCGGACATCTCTGCACAATCGATGTGTTGATGTTGACTATTGCGGCGTTCGCCAGTTATGCACTACGTCTCGAGCGTCTCGATCTGGGTGAGCACTGGCGGTCGTTCGTGCTGTTTGCCGGAGCAGCGCCGGTTGTTGTGCTGATGCTCTTTGGGATGACACGGGTCTATGCCCAGTACTGGCGCTATGCATCGTTCCACGAGTTCAGTCTGCTGGCGTGGGCGCTTGTGTGCGCCGGGATCGTTCTGGAAGGCATGGTGCTGATCGGGCGCGCCCTGTTTCCAGCGATACCGGTTGTCCCGTTGTCGATCCCGCCGATCTTCGTCTTATCCGCGCTGACACTGACCGCATTGCCGCGCCTGATGATGCACGCGCGATTTCAACCTTCCCCCCGGCGCTGGCATCGACAGAGCGGTAATCGTGCGCTGATCATGGGCGCCGGTGAAGCCGGCGCAATGATTGTGCAGAGTATGCGTCTTGCCCGGCAGAATAATGTTATTGTGGGCTTTGTCGATGATAACCCGCACAAGCGAGGCGTGCGCATCAATGGCGCGCCGGTGCTCGGTGATCGTCACGATATTCCGCGTCTGGCGGCAGAGTATCAGATCAACGAGGTGATCATCGCCATGCCGAGTGCGCCGGGCAAAACCATCCGTGAGATTGTTGCGATCTGTGAACGTGCCGGTGTGCGCGCTCGCATCATCCCCGGAATAGCCGAACTGGTCGATGGTCGGTTCAGCGTCAATCATATCCGCGATGTGCAGATCGAAGACCTGCTCCGCCGCGCGCCGATACAAACCGATATGCAGGCGGTAGGGCGCCTGATCCGTGGGCGGCGCGTGCTGGTCACCGGCGGGGGCGGATCGATCGGGAGCGAAATCTGTCGCCACGTGCTGCGGTACGAACCGTCTGACCTGATCATTCTGGGGCACGGTGAAAACAGTGTATTCGCCATCCACAACGAGTTGTACCGGTGGTTGAACACGCCACGCGGAGAGTCGGATAGCGTAGACGGTGATGGACAATGCCGGTCATACCGCACGCCAACGCTGCATACGGTGATTGCCGATATTCGCTTCTCCGAGCGCATTCACGCGGTGTTCGAGCGGTATCGTCCGGAGATCGTGTTCCATGCCGCAGCGCACAAGCACGTTCCGCTGATGGAAGCCAACCCCGTCGAAGCGGTGACCAACAATGTGCTTGGCACGCGCAATCTGCTCGATGCCGCAATTGTCACCGGCGTTGAACGCTTCGTCATGATCTCGACCGATAAGGCGGTCAACCCCACCAGCATCATGGGCAGCAGCAAGCGTGCCGCCGAACTGCTGGTGCATCACGCAGCGAAGGTCAGCGGTCGGGCGTTCATGGCAGTGCGTTTCGGCAACGTCCTGGGCAGTCGCGGCAGTGTTGTGTGGACGTTCAAGCAGCAGATTGCCGCCGGCGGACCGGTGACAGTAACCCATCCAGAGATGCGCCGTTATTTCATGACCATCCCCGAAGCGGTGCAACTGGTGTTGCAGGCGGCGGCGCTTGGTCGGGGCGGCGAGGTGTTTACGCTGGACATGGGTGAGCCGGTCAAGATTCTCGATCTGGCGCGCGATATGATCGAACTCTCCGGGTTGCAGGTAGGGCGCGACATCGATATCGCCTTTGTAGGGTTGCGCCCAGGCGAGAAACTCTTTGAGGAACTGTTCCTGCCCGGCGAGCAGTACGACCGCACAAGCCACGAGAAGATTTTCATTGCCAGGAATGCCAGCCGGCTTGTCCCCGCCGATGTGCTCGCGCTGATCGCCGATCTTGAAGAGGCGGCTCTGTCGGACGATACGTCACGCACCGTCCGGTTGCTCCGTCTCATCGTTCAGCGCAGTCAATCGACGCCACACGAGGATGTGCACGGCGATCATACGCTCGAGCCTGCCAGCCTGCGCGCGCTCGCAGTGGGTGGGTCGTAG
- a CDS encoding YdcF family protein — MLLTIAALTVSAGWWLPALGGLLALEGRPAHADAIVVLGGGFPLRDQHAIDLYREGWAREIWRTGDLPGGSVVLQKARRLALQQGVPETAFVPVATDSTWADGREIARMAQERHAQRLLIVTEWPHSRRAMCVINRHLAGTGVVAFYDGPRHPPYTPSNWWRDPEGRRIVSGEMLKTIYYLLRFGVTPWAC, encoded by the coding sequence ATGCTTTTGACTATCGCTGCTCTGACGGTCAGCGCCGGGTGGTGGTTGCCAGCGCTGGGCGGTCTGCTGGCGCTGGAAGGACGACCGGCGCACGCCGATGCGATTGTCGTGCTTGGCGGCGGGTTCCCGTTGCGTGACCAGCACGCGATCGATCTCTACCGTGAGGGATGGGCGCGGGAGATCTGGCGCACCGGCGATCTGCCCGGCGGCTCGGTCGTGTTACAGAAGGCGCGCCGACTGGCACTCCAGCAGGGGGTTCCCGAAACAGCATTCGTGCCGGTGGCGACCGATAGCACCTGGGCGGATGGGCGCGAAATTGCTCGCATGGCGCAGGAGCGCCACGCCCAACGCCTGCTCATCGTTACCGAGTGGCCCCACAGTCGGCGCGCTATGTGCGTGATTAATCGTCACCTTGCCGGTACCGGCGTCGTCGCGTTCTACGATGGTCCGCGCCATCCGCCCTACACGCCGTCCAACTGGTGGCGTGATCCCGAAGGTCGCCGGATCGTGTCTGGTGAAATGCTCAAGACGATCTACTACCTGTTGCGATTCGGCGTGACTCCCTGGGCATGTTGA
- a CDS encoding GDP-mannose 4,6-dehydratase — MRVFITGITGPVGSALADYLVTLPGVEVHAFKRWRSDTRPIAHLLGRITVHEGDIEDPYSVARAVERAAPERVYHLAAQSYPSESWDAPVVTMRTNVEGTINLLEAVRRYAPRARVHIAGTSAEYGWVRPEETPIRETHPTRPLSPYGVSKVAAGLSGLQYAANYGLHVVVTRSFNHVGPHQGDRCAIQTFCRQMALIEHDRQEPVIYVGNLEARRDFTHTRDVAHALWLLLDHSVSGEIYNLCSGVATRIGDIVALVQRSGRVATEVRIDPSRLRPSDEPLLVGDNTKLRQATGWAPQIDVPMMVEELMAYWRERIATGG; from the coding sequence GTGCGCGTTTTCATTACTGGCATTACGGGTCCGGTTGGCAGCGCGCTTGCCGACTATCTGGTGACATTACCCGGCGTCGAGGTGCACGCTTTCAAACGCTGGCGTAGCGATACGCGCCCGATTGCGCATCTGCTTGGACGGATCACGGTGCACGAGGGAGACATCGAAGATCCGTACTCGGTGGCGCGTGCGGTGGAACGGGCGGCGCCGGAGCGCGTGTACCATCTGGCAGCGCAGAGTTATCCCAGCGAGTCGTGGGATGCGCCGGTTGTTACCATGCGCACCAATGTCGAGGGAACGATCAACCTGCTGGAGGCGGTGCGCCGTTATGCGCCACGCGCGCGGGTGCATATCGCCGGCACCAGCGCCGAGTACGGCTGGGTACGTCCAGAAGAGACGCCGATCCGCGAAACGCATCCCACCCGTCCCCTCAGTCCCTATGGCGTGAGCAAGGTCGCAGCCGGATTGAGCGGCTTGCAGTACGCTGCCAACTACGGTTTACACGTTGTCGTCACCCGTTCATTCAATCACGTTGGTCCGCACCAGGGCGACCGGTGCGCCATTCAGACATTCTGCCGTCAGATGGCGCTGATCGAGCATGATCGTCAGGAACCGGTCATATACGTCGGCAATCTGGAGGCGCGGCGTGATTTTACCCATACGCGCGATGTGGCGCACGCGCTCTGGCTGTTGCTCGACCATAGCGTGTCAGGTGAAATCTACAATCTCTGCTCAGGTGTGGCAACGCGCATCGGCGATATTGTTGCGCTGGTGCAACGGTCTGGTCGCGTTGCAACGGAAGTCCGCATCGATCCGTCGCGCCTGCGCCCGTCGGATGAGCCGCTGCTCGTGGGCGACAATACGAAACTGCGGCAGGCGACGGGATGGGCGCCCCAGATCGATGTGCCAATGATGGTGGAGGAGTTGATGGCGTACTGGCGGGAGCGGATCGCTACGGGGGGGTGA